A stretch of Heptranchias perlo isolate sHepPer1 chromosome 1, sHepPer1.hap1, whole genome shotgun sequence DNA encodes these proteins:
- the syt4 gene encoding synaptotagmin-4, which produces MAPIVVSGAGFDDVPAVIGIVSAFGLIFTVSMFAWICCQRKSSKANKTPPYKFVHMLKGVDIYPENLSSKKKFGADEKSDHKDKDFSKANMPKNSLHLDLESRDQNGNFTKTHAKVRSSPEIESVPPKIFSEGEKDSISSETSISDKSTAPSEGQNNEPKLGSLMFSLKYNFDKKALLVNIIEAHGLPAMDEQSMTSDPYIKMSILPDKKHRVKTRVLRKTLDPAFDETFTFYGIPYNQVQDLSLHFLVLSFDRFSRDDVIGEVLVPMSGINLSEGKVQMNRDITKRNCRKSVGRGELLVSLCYQSTTNTLTVVVLKARHLPKNDVSGLSAADPYVKVNLYHDKKRISKKKTHVKKCTLNPVFNELFVFDIPCEGIENISVEFLVIDFDRMMKNEIIGRLVLGASAEGTVGEHWREICEHPRRQIAKWHCLSDG; this is translated from the exons ATGGCTCCGATTGTGGTGAGCGGAGCAGGCTTTG ATGATGTGCCGGCAGTTATAGGGATAGTCAGTGCTTTTggcctaatatttacagtgtccatGTTTGCATGGATCTGCTGTCAACGCAAGTCGTCAAAAGCCAACAAAACCCCTCCATATAAATTCGTGCACATGCTGAAGGGAGTTGACATCTATCCCGAGAATCTTAGCAGCAAAAAGAAATTCGGGGCGGATGAAAAATCGGACCATAAAGATAAGGACTTCTCAAAAGCCAATATGCCAAAGAACTCTCTCCACTTGGATCTGGAGAGTCGCGATCAGAACGGAAATTTCACCAAAACTCACGCCAAAGTCCGTAGCTCTCCAGAAATCGAGAGCGTCCCACCCAAGATATTCTCAGAAGGTGAGAAAGACAGTATATCATCCGAGACTTCAATTTCAGACAAGTCAACGGCACCTTCTGAAGGACAAAACAATGAGCCCAAACTGGGATCCTTGATGTTCTCCTTAAAATACAACTTCGATAAGAAGGCGTTACTTGTGAACATTATAGAGGCTCACGGTCTGCCTGCCATGGACGAACAGTCGATGACGTCTGATCCTTACATTAAAATGTCCATCTTGCCTGACAAAAAGCACCGAGTGAAAACTCGCGTCCTCAGGAAAACTCTGGACCCAGCTTTTGACGAAACGTTCACGTTTTACGGCATCCCCTACAACCAAGTGCAAGACCTGTCTCTGCATTTTCTGGTGCTGAGCTTTGACAGGTTTTCAAGAGACGATGTCATTGGAGAGGTCCTGGTGCCCATGTCAGGAATCAATCTATCGGAAGGCAAAGTGCAGATGAACAGGGATATCACCAAAAGAAACTGTCGG AAATCAGTGGGTCGTGGAGAATTATTAGTGTCCCTTTGCTATCAATCCACCACCAACACCCTGACTGTTGTTGTACTAAAAGCACGCCATCTGCCTAAAAATGATGTGTCTGGATTATCAG CTGCTGACCCTTATGTGAAAGTCAACTTGTACCATGATAAGAAACGAATATCAAAGAAAAAGACCCATGTTAAGAAGTGCACTCTCAATCCAGTGTTCAATGAGCTGTTTGTCTTTGACATTCCATGTGAGGGGATTGAAAACATCAgcgttgagtttctggtcatcgATTTTGACAGAATGATGAAGAACGAGATCATTGGGCGCCTAGTGCTGGGAGCGTCAGCGGAAGGGACAGTGGGAGAGCACTGGAGGGAGATCTGTGAGCACCCAAGGCGACAAATTGCCAAATGGCATTGCCTGAGTGATGGTTAG